Proteins encoded within one genomic window of Bos indicus x Bos taurus breed Angus x Brahman F1 hybrid chromosome 18, Bos_hybrid_MaternalHap_v2.0, whole genome shotgun sequence:
- the LTBP4 gene encoding latent-transforming growth factor beta-binding protein 4 isoform X3 gives MLQLQVLLLVAAVQADRPGEAAALESLAVSEASCRVRSCRPEKCAGLQRCLAPGPPELQSASPSVRKRQVSLNWQPLTLQEARALLRRRRPRGPGTRALLRRRPPQRAPAGQSRVLCPLICHNGGVCVKPDRCLCPPDFAGKFCQLHSSGARPPAPAMPGFTRSVYTMPLANHRDDEHGVASMVSVHVEHPQEASVVVHQVERVSGPWEEADAEAVARAEAAARSEAAAPYTVLAQSAPREDGYSDASGFGYCFRELRGGECASPLPGLRTQEVCCRGAGLAWGVHDCQSCSELLGNTHQGGAPDGPCPTGFERVNGSCEDVDECATRGRCQHGECANTHGGYTCVCPDGFLLDSSRSSCISQHVISEAKGPCFRVLRDGGCSLPILRNITKQICCCSRVGKAWGRGCQLCPPFGSEGFREICPAGPGYHYSASDLRYNTRPLGQEPPRVSLSQPRAPPSTSRPPSGFLPTHRPEPRPEPRPGPELPLPSIPAWTGPGIPESGPSAGECQRNPQVCGRGRCIPRPSGYTCACDSGFRLSPQGTHCIDVDECRRVPTPCAPGRCENTPGSFRCVCGPGFRAGPRGTECLDVDECHRVPPPCDRGRCENTPGSFLCVCPAGYQAAPHGASCQDVDECIQSPGLCGRGVCENLPGSFRCVCPAGFRGSACEEDVDECAQEPPPCGPGRCDNTVGSFHCACPAGFRSRGPGAPCQDVDECARSPPPCAYGRCENTEGGFQCVCPTGFQPNAAGSECEDVDECENHLACPGQECVNSPGSFQCRACPAGHHLHHGRCTDVDECSSGASCGPHGHCTNTEGSFHCSCEPGYRAPVGRPGPCADVNECLEGDFCFPHGECLNTDGSFACTCAPGYRPGPRGASCLDVDECSEEDLCQSGICTNTDGSFECICPPGHRAGPDLASCLDIDECRERGPALCGSQRCENSPGSYRCVRDCDPGYHAGPEGTCDDIDECQEYGPAICGAQRCENTPGSYRCTPACDPGYQPTPGGGCQDVDECRNRSFCGAHAVCQNLPGSFQCLCDQGYEGARDGRHCVDVNECETLQGVCGAALCENVEGSFLCVCPNSPEEFDPMTGRCVPPRTSAGTFPGAQPHAPASPSLPARPPPPPPPRRPSPPRQGPVSSGRRECYFDTAAPDACDNILARNVTWQECCCTVGEGWGSGCRIQQCPSTETAEYQSLCPHGRGYLAPSGDLSLRRDVDECQLFRDQVCKSGVCVNTAPGYSCYCSNGYYYHAQRLECIDNDECADEEPACEGGRCVNTIGSYHCTCEPPLVLDGSRRRCVSNESQSLDDNLGVCWQEVGADLVCSRPRLDRQATYTECCCLYGEAWGMDCALCPAQDSDDFEALCNVLRPPAYGPPRPGGFGLPYEYGPDLGPPYQGLPYGPELYPPPVLPYDPYPPPPGPFARREAPYGTPPFDMPDFEDDGGPYGESEAPAPSGPGTRWRYRSRDTRGSFPEPEESPEGGSYAGAQAGRYEGLEAEECGILDGCAHGRCVRVPEGFTCDCFDGYRLDMTRMSCVDINECDEAEAAAPLCVNARCVNTDGSFRCICRPGFAPSHEPHHCTPARPRA, from the exons ATGCTCCAGCTACAGG TGCTCCTGCTTGTCGCTGCTGTCCAAGCCGATCGCCCAGGAGAAGCCGCTGCTTTAGAG TCCCTGGCTGTCTCTGAAGCCTCCTGCAGGGTCCGGAGCTGCCGGCCCGAAAAGTGTGCAGGCCTTCAGCGTTGCCTGGCTCCAGGGCCCCCAGAGCTGCAGAGCGCCAGCCCCAGCGTGAGGAAGAGACAGGTGTCCCTTAACTGGCAGCCACTGAC gctgcaggAAGCCCGAGCCCTGCTGAGGCGACGGCGGCCCCGCGGGCCGGGGACCCGGGCATTGCTGAGAAGGAGGCCCCCACAGCGCGCCCCTGCCGGCCAGTCCCGGG TCCTGTGTCCCTTGATCTGTCACAATGGAGGAGTGTGCGTGAAGCCTGATCGCTGCCTCTGTCCCCCGGACTTCGCTGGCAAGTTCTGCCAGTTGCATTCATCGGGCGcccggcccccggccccggcCATGCCAGGCTTCACCCGCTCTGTGTACACCATGCCGCTGGCCAACCACCGCGATGATGAACATG GTGTGGCGTCTATGGTGAGCGTCCACGTGGAGCACCCGCAGGAGGCGTCGGTAGTGGTGCACCAGGTGGAGCGTGTGTCCGGCCCTTGGGAGGAGGCGGATGCCGAGGCAGTGGCGCGGGCAGAGGCGGCGGCACGGTCGGAGGCGGCAGCGCCCTACACAGTGCTGGCACAGAGCGCGCCGCGCGAGGACGGCTACTCGGACGCCTCGGGCTTCGGTTACTGCTTTCGGGAGCTGCGCGGAGGCGAA TGTGCGTCCCCGCTGCCCGGGCTCCGGACGCAGGAGGTGTGCTGCCGAGGGGCTGGCTTGGCCTGGGGCGTTCACGACTGTCAGTCGTGCTCGGAGCTCCTGG GTAACACCCACCAGGGGGGCGCCCCAGATGGGCCGTGTCCAACTGGCTTTGAAAGGGTTAATGGGTCCTGCGAAG ATGTGGATGAGTGCGCGACTCGAGGGCGCTGCCAGCACGGAGAGTGTGCAAACACGCATGGCGGGTACACTTGCGTTTGCCCCGACGGCTTTCTGCTCGACTCGTCCCGCAGCAGCTGCATCT CCCAACACGTGATCTCAGAGGCCAAGGGGCCGTGCTTCCGCGTGCTTCGAGATGGCGGCTGCTCACTGCCCATTCTACGCAACATCACCAAACAGATCTGCTGCTGCAGCCGTGTGGGCAAAGCCTGGGGCCGGGGTTGCCAGCTTTGCCCACCCTTCGGTTCAG AGGGTTTTCGGGAGATCTGCCCAGCCGGCCCTGGCTACCATTACTCGGCCTCCGACCTCCGCTACAACACCAGACCCCTAGGCCAGGAACCACCCCGAGTGTCCCTCAGCCAGCCCCGTGCCCCACCTTCCACCTCTCGACCACCCTCAG GCTTTCTGCCCACTCATCGCCCAGAACCTCGGCCTGAGCCCCGGCCAGGCCCTGAGCTTCCCCTGCCTAGCATCCCTGCCTGGACTGGTCCTGGGATCCCTGAATCAG GTCCCTCTGCAGGCGAGTGTCAACGCAATCCCCAGGTCTGCGGCCGTGGACGGTGCATCCCTCGGCCCAGTGGCTACACCTGCGCTTGCGACTCCGGTTTCCGGCTCAGTCCGCAGGGCACACACTGCATCG ACGTGGACGAATGTCGCCGCGTTCCCACTCCTTGTGCTCCCGGACGCTGCGAAAACACGCCAGGCAGCTTCCGTTGCGTGTGCGGGCCGGGCTTCCGAGCCGGCCCGCGGGGTACGGAGTGTCTGG ACGTGGACGAGTGCCACCGCGTGCCGCCACCTTGTGACCGTGGGCGCTGCGAGAACACGCCAGGCAGCTTCCTGTGCGTGTGCCCCGCGGGGTACCAGGCTGCACCCCACGGAGCCAGCTGCCAGG ATGTAGATGAATGTATCCAGAGCCCAGGCCTGTGTGGCCGAGGGGTCTGTGAGAACCTGCCTGGCTCTTTCCGCTGTGTGTGCCCGGCTGGCTTCCGGGGCTCTGCGTGTGAAGAAGACGTGGATGAATGCGCCCAGGAGCCACCACCCTGTGGGCCTGGCCGCTGTGACAACACAGTGGGCTCCTTTCACTGTGCCTGCCCTGCTGGCTTCCGCTCCCGAGGGCCTGGGGCGCCCTGCCAAG ATGTGGATGAGTGTGCCCGTAGCCCCCCGCCCTGCGCCTATGGCCGGTGTGAGAACACGGAAGGTGGCTTCCAGTGCGTCTGCCCCACAGGCTTCCAGCCCAATGCTGCCGGCTCCGAGTGCGAGG ATGTAGACGAGTGTGAGAACCACCTGGCATGTCCTGGGCAGGAGTGTGTGAACTCACCTGGATCCTTCCAGTGCAGGGCCTGTCCTGCTGGTCACCACCTGCACCATGGCCGATGTACTG ATGTGGACGAATGCAGTTCGGGCGCCTCCTGCGGCCCCCATGGCCATTGCACTAACACCGAAGGCTCCTTCCACTGCAGCTGCGAGCCAGGCTACCGGGCGCCAGTTGGTCGGCCCGGGCCCTGCGCAG ACGTGAACGAGTGCCTGGAGGGCGACTTTTGCTTCCCCCACGGCGAATGCCTCAACACCGACGGCTCCTTCGCCTGTACTTGTGCCCCCGGCTACCGGCCCGGACCCCGCGGAGCCTCTTGCCTCG ACGTGGACGAATGCAGCGAGGAGGACCTCTGCCAGAGCGGCATCTGTACCAACACCGACGGCTCTTTCGAGTGCATCTGTCCTCCGGGACACCGCGCCGGCCCAGACCTCGCCTCCTGTCTCG ACATTGACGAATGTCGGGAGCGGGGCCCTGCCTTGTGCGGGTCCCAGCGTTGTGAAAATTCCCCGGGCTCCTACCGCTGTGTCCGAGACTGCGACCCCGGCTACCACGCAGGCCCCGAGGGCACCTGTGACG ACATAGATGAGTGCCAGGAATACGGCCCAGCGATTTGTGGAGCCCAGCGCTGTGAGAATACCCCTGGCTCCTACCGCTGCACGCCAGCCTGTGACCCTGGCTACCAGCCCACGCCAGGGGGCGGATGCCAGG ATGTGGACGAATGCCGGAACCGGTCCTTCTGTGGGGCCCACGCCGTGTGCCAGAACCTGCCTGGCTCCTTCCAGTGCCTCTGTGACCAGGGCTACGAGGGGGCGCGGGACGGGCGTCACTGCGTGG ATGTGAATGAATGTGAGACACTACAGGGCGTGTGTGGAGCTGCCCTGTGTGAGAATGTGGAAGGCTCCTTCCTCTGTGTCTGCCCCAACAGCCCTGAGGAGTTTGACCCTATGACCGGGCGCTGTGTTCCCCCTCGGACCTCTGCTG GTACATTCCCAGGCGCACAGCCCCACGCACCTGCCAGCCCCAGTCTGCCAGCcagacccccgcccccacccccgccccgccggcCCAGCCCACCCAGGCAGGGCCCTGTGAGCAGCGGGCGCCGAGAGTGCTACTTTGACACCGCGGCTCCGGATGCCTGTGACAACATCCTGGCCCGGAACGTGACGTGGCAGGAGTGCTGCTGCACTGTGGGTGAGGGCTGGGGCAGCGGCTGCCGCATCCAGCAGTGCCCGAGCACCGAGACAG CTGAGTACCAGTCATTGTGCCCCCATGGCCGGGGCTACCTGGCGCCCAGCGGAGATCTGAGTCTCAGGAGAG ACGTGGACGAGTGCCAGCTCTTCCGAGATCAGGTGTGCAAGAGCGGCGTGTGCGTGAACACAGCCCCAGGCTACTCGTGTTACTGCAGCAACGGCTACTACTATCACGCCCAGCGACTGGAGTGCATTG ATAATGACGAGTGCGCGGACGAGGAGCCAGCTTGTGAGGGAGGCCGCTGCGTCAACACTATCGGCTCTTATCACTGCACGTGCGAGCCCCCACTTGTGCTGGACGGCTCGCGGCGCCGCTGCGTCTCTAACGAGAGCCAGAGCCTTG ATGACAATCTGGGAGTGTGCTGGCAGGAAGTGGGGGCTGACCTCGTGTGCAGTCGCCCTCGGCTGGATCGCCAGGCCACCTACACAGAATGCTGCTGCCTCTATGGCGAGGCCTGGGGCATGGACTGTGCCCTCTGCCCCGCACAGGACTCAG ATGACTTTGAAGCCCTGTGCAACGTGCTGCGCCCCCCTGCATATGGACCCCCACGGCCAGGTGGCTTTGGACTCCCCTACGAGTATGGCCCAGACCTAGGTCCACCTTACCAGGGCCTTCCCTATGGGCCTGAGTTGTACCCACCACCCGTCCTACCGTATGACCCCTACCCACCGCCACCTGGGCCCTTCGCCCGACGGGAGGCCCCCTACGGGACGCCACCCTTCGACATGCCGGACTTTGAGGACGATGGTGGCCCCTACGGTGAATCTGAGGCTCCTGCTCCATCCGGCCCGGGCACCCGCTGGCGCTACCGGTCCCGTGACACCCGTGGCTCCTTCCCAGAGCCTGAGGAGTCACCTGAAGGTGGAAGCTATGCTG GCGCCCAGGCTGGGCGCTACGAGGGACTGGAGGCGGAGGAGTGTGGGATCCTGGATGGCTGCGCCCACGGCCGCTGCGTGCGCGTCCCCGAGGGCTTCACCTGCGACTGCTTCGACGGCTACCGCCTGGACATGACTCGCATGTCCTGCGTTG ACATCAACGAGTGTGACGAGGCCGAGGCGGCCGCCCCGCTCTGTGTCAACGCGCGCTGCGTCAACACTGATGGCTCGTTCCGCTGTATCTGCCGCCCAGGATTCGCACCCTCACACGAGCCGCATCACTGCACGCCCGCCAGACCCCGGGCCTGA
- the LTBP4 gene encoding latent-transforming growth factor beta-binding protein 4 isoform X1: MRLPGPSGRRPLLLVLLLPLLAAAATAASAAGPSTSQAVEVAAIPGRPAGAPACRCCPSRSPRRSRCFRASCRVRSCRPEKCAGLQRCLAPGPPELQSASPSVRKRQVSLNWQPLTLQEARALLRRRRPRGPGTRALLRRRPPQRAPAGQSRVLCPLICHNGGVCVKPDRCLCPPDFAGKFCQLHSSGARPPAPAMPGFTRSVYTMPLANHRDDEHGVASMVSVHVEHPQEASVVVHQVERVSGPWEEADAEAVARAEAAARSEAAAPYTVLAQSAPREDGYSDASGFGYCFRELRGGECASPLPGLRTQEVCCRGAGLAWGVHDCQSCSELLGNTHQGGAPDGPCPTGFERVNGSCEDVDECATRGRCQHGECANTHGGYTCVCPDGFLLDSSRSSCISQHVISEAKGPCFRVLRDGGCSLPILRNITKQICCCSRVGKAWGRGCQLCPPFGSEGFREICPAGPGYHYSASDLRYNTRPLGQEPPRVSLSQPRAPPSTSRPPSGFLPTHRPEPRPEPRPGPELPLPSIPAWTGPGIPESGPSAGECQRNPQVCGRGRCIPRPSGYTCACDSGFRLSPQGTHCIDVDECRRVPTPCAPGRCENTPGSFRCVCGPGFRAGPRGTECLDVDECHRVPPPCDRGRCENTPGSFLCVCPAGYQAAPHGASCQDVDECIQSPGLCGRGVCENLPGSFRCVCPAGFRGSACEEDVDECAQEPPPCGPGRCDNTVGSFHCACPAGFRSRGPGAPCQDVDECARSPPPCAYGRCENTEGGFQCVCPTGFQPNAAGSECEDVDECENHLACPGQECVNSPGSFQCRACPAGHHLHHGRCTDVDECSSGASCGPHGHCTNTEGSFHCSCEPGYRAPVGRPGPCADVNECLEGDFCFPHGECLNTDGSFACTCAPGYRPGPRGASCLDVDECSEEDLCQSGICTNTDGSFECICPPGHRAGPDLASCLDIDECRERGPALCGSQRCENSPGSYRCVRDCDPGYHAGPEGTCDDIDECQEYGPAICGAQRCENTPGSYRCTPACDPGYQPTPGGGCQDVDECRNRSFCGAHAVCQNLPGSFQCLCDQGYEGARDGRHCVDVNECETLQGVCGAALCENVEGSFLCVCPNSPEEFDPMTGRCVPPRTSAGTFPGAQPHAPASPSLPARPPPPPPPRRPSPPRQGPVSSGRRECYFDTAAPDACDNILARNVTWQECCCTVGEGWGSGCRIQQCPSTETAEYQSLCPHGRGYLAPSGDLSLRRDVDECQLFRDQVCKSGVCVNTAPGYSCYCSNGYYYHAQRLECIDNDECADEEPACEGGRCVNTIGSYHCTCEPPLVLDGSRRRCVSNESQSLDDNLGVCWQEVGADLVCSRPRLDRQATYTECCCLYGEAWGMDCALCPAQDSDDFEALCNVLRPPAYGPPRPGGFGLPYEYGPDLGPPYQGLPYGPELYPPPVLPYDPYPPPPGPFARREAPYGTPPFDMPDFEDDGGPYGESEAPAPSGPGTRWRYRSRDTRGSFPEPEESPEGGSYAGAQAGRYEGLEAEECGILDGCAHGRCVRVPEGFTCDCFDGYRLDMTRMSCVDINECDEAEAAAPLCVNARCVNTDGSFRCICRPGFAPSHEPHHCTPARPRA; this comes from the exons ATGCGGCTGCCTGGCCCCAGCGGCCGCCGCCCCctcctgctggtgctgctgctgccgctcctTGCAGCCGCCGCCACTGCCGCCTCCGCCGCCGGCCCCAGCACCAGCCAGGCCGTCGAGGTCGCGGCGATCCCGGGCCGTCCGGCCGG TGCTCCTGCTTGTCGCTGCTGTCCAAGCCGATCGCCCAGGAGAAGCCGCTGCTTTAGAG CCTCCTGCAGGGTCCGGAGCTGCCGGCCCGAAAAGTGTGCAGGCCTTCAGCGTTGCCTGGCTCCAGGGCCCCCAGAGCTGCAGAGCGCCAGCCCCAGCGTGAGGAAGAGACAGGTGTCCCTTAACTGGCAGCCACTGAC gctgcaggAAGCCCGAGCCCTGCTGAGGCGACGGCGGCCCCGCGGGCCGGGGACCCGGGCATTGCTGAGAAGGAGGCCCCCACAGCGCGCCCCTGCCGGCCAGTCCCGGG TCCTGTGTCCCTTGATCTGTCACAATGGAGGAGTGTGCGTGAAGCCTGATCGCTGCCTCTGTCCCCCGGACTTCGCTGGCAAGTTCTGCCAGTTGCATTCATCGGGCGcccggcccccggccccggcCATGCCAGGCTTCACCCGCTCTGTGTACACCATGCCGCTGGCCAACCACCGCGATGATGAACATG GTGTGGCGTCTATGGTGAGCGTCCACGTGGAGCACCCGCAGGAGGCGTCGGTAGTGGTGCACCAGGTGGAGCGTGTGTCCGGCCCTTGGGAGGAGGCGGATGCCGAGGCAGTGGCGCGGGCAGAGGCGGCGGCACGGTCGGAGGCGGCAGCGCCCTACACAGTGCTGGCACAGAGCGCGCCGCGCGAGGACGGCTACTCGGACGCCTCGGGCTTCGGTTACTGCTTTCGGGAGCTGCGCGGAGGCGAA TGTGCGTCCCCGCTGCCCGGGCTCCGGACGCAGGAGGTGTGCTGCCGAGGGGCTGGCTTGGCCTGGGGCGTTCACGACTGTCAGTCGTGCTCGGAGCTCCTGG GTAACACCCACCAGGGGGGCGCCCCAGATGGGCCGTGTCCAACTGGCTTTGAAAGGGTTAATGGGTCCTGCGAAG ATGTGGATGAGTGCGCGACTCGAGGGCGCTGCCAGCACGGAGAGTGTGCAAACACGCATGGCGGGTACACTTGCGTTTGCCCCGACGGCTTTCTGCTCGACTCGTCCCGCAGCAGCTGCATCT CCCAACACGTGATCTCAGAGGCCAAGGGGCCGTGCTTCCGCGTGCTTCGAGATGGCGGCTGCTCACTGCCCATTCTACGCAACATCACCAAACAGATCTGCTGCTGCAGCCGTGTGGGCAAAGCCTGGGGCCGGGGTTGCCAGCTTTGCCCACCCTTCGGTTCAG AGGGTTTTCGGGAGATCTGCCCAGCCGGCCCTGGCTACCATTACTCGGCCTCCGACCTCCGCTACAACACCAGACCCCTAGGCCAGGAACCACCCCGAGTGTCCCTCAGCCAGCCCCGTGCCCCACCTTCCACCTCTCGACCACCCTCAG GCTTTCTGCCCACTCATCGCCCAGAACCTCGGCCTGAGCCCCGGCCAGGCCCTGAGCTTCCCCTGCCTAGCATCCCTGCCTGGACTGGTCCTGGGATCCCTGAATCAG GTCCCTCTGCAGGCGAGTGTCAACGCAATCCCCAGGTCTGCGGCCGTGGACGGTGCATCCCTCGGCCCAGTGGCTACACCTGCGCTTGCGACTCCGGTTTCCGGCTCAGTCCGCAGGGCACACACTGCATCG ACGTGGACGAATGTCGCCGCGTTCCCACTCCTTGTGCTCCCGGACGCTGCGAAAACACGCCAGGCAGCTTCCGTTGCGTGTGCGGGCCGGGCTTCCGAGCCGGCCCGCGGGGTACGGAGTGTCTGG ACGTGGACGAGTGCCACCGCGTGCCGCCACCTTGTGACCGTGGGCGCTGCGAGAACACGCCAGGCAGCTTCCTGTGCGTGTGCCCCGCGGGGTACCAGGCTGCACCCCACGGAGCCAGCTGCCAGG ATGTAGATGAATGTATCCAGAGCCCAGGCCTGTGTGGCCGAGGGGTCTGTGAGAACCTGCCTGGCTCTTTCCGCTGTGTGTGCCCGGCTGGCTTCCGGGGCTCTGCGTGTGAAGAAGACGTGGATGAATGCGCCCAGGAGCCACCACCCTGTGGGCCTGGCCGCTGTGACAACACAGTGGGCTCCTTTCACTGTGCCTGCCCTGCTGGCTTCCGCTCCCGAGGGCCTGGGGCGCCCTGCCAAG ATGTGGATGAGTGTGCCCGTAGCCCCCCGCCCTGCGCCTATGGCCGGTGTGAGAACACGGAAGGTGGCTTCCAGTGCGTCTGCCCCACAGGCTTCCAGCCCAATGCTGCCGGCTCCGAGTGCGAGG ATGTAGACGAGTGTGAGAACCACCTGGCATGTCCTGGGCAGGAGTGTGTGAACTCACCTGGATCCTTCCAGTGCAGGGCCTGTCCTGCTGGTCACCACCTGCACCATGGCCGATGTACTG ATGTGGACGAATGCAGTTCGGGCGCCTCCTGCGGCCCCCATGGCCATTGCACTAACACCGAAGGCTCCTTCCACTGCAGCTGCGAGCCAGGCTACCGGGCGCCAGTTGGTCGGCCCGGGCCCTGCGCAG ACGTGAACGAGTGCCTGGAGGGCGACTTTTGCTTCCCCCACGGCGAATGCCTCAACACCGACGGCTCCTTCGCCTGTACTTGTGCCCCCGGCTACCGGCCCGGACCCCGCGGAGCCTCTTGCCTCG ACGTGGACGAATGCAGCGAGGAGGACCTCTGCCAGAGCGGCATCTGTACCAACACCGACGGCTCTTTCGAGTGCATCTGTCCTCCGGGACACCGCGCCGGCCCAGACCTCGCCTCCTGTCTCG ACATTGACGAATGTCGGGAGCGGGGCCCTGCCTTGTGCGGGTCCCAGCGTTGTGAAAATTCCCCGGGCTCCTACCGCTGTGTCCGAGACTGCGACCCCGGCTACCACGCAGGCCCCGAGGGCACCTGTGACG ACATAGATGAGTGCCAGGAATACGGCCCAGCGATTTGTGGAGCCCAGCGCTGTGAGAATACCCCTGGCTCCTACCGCTGCACGCCAGCCTGTGACCCTGGCTACCAGCCCACGCCAGGGGGCGGATGCCAGG ATGTGGACGAATGCCGGAACCGGTCCTTCTGTGGGGCCCACGCCGTGTGCCAGAACCTGCCTGGCTCCTTCCAGTGCCTCTGTGACCAGGGCTACGAGGGGGCGCGGGACGGGCGTCACTGCGTGG ATGTGAATGAATGTGAGACACTACAGGGCGTGTGTGGAGCTGCCCTGTGTGAGAATGTGGAAGGCTCCTTCCTCTGTGTCTGCCCCAACAGCCCTGAGGAGTTTGACCCTATGACCGGGCGCTGTGTTCCCCCTCGGACCTCTGCTG GTACATTCCCAGGCGCACAGCCCCACGCACCTGCCAGCCCCAGTCTGCCAGCcagacccccgcccccacccccgccccgccggcCCAGCCCACCCAGGCAGGGCCCTGTGAGCAGCGGGCGCCGAGAGTGCTACTTTGACACCGCGGCTCCGGATGCCTGTGACAACATCCTGGCCCGGAACGTGACGTGGCAGGAGTGCTGCTGCACTGTGGGTGAGGGCTGGGGCAGCGGCTGCCGCATCCAGCAGTGCCCGAGCACCGAGACAG CTGAGTACCAGTCATTGTGCCCCCATGGCCGGGGCTACCTGGCGCCCAGCGGAGATCTGAGTCTCAGGAGAG ACGTGGACGAGTGCCAGCTCTTCCGAGATCAGGTGTGCAAGAGCGGCGTGTGCGTGAACACAGCCCCAGGCTACTCGTGTTACTGCAGCAACGGCTACTACTATCACGCCCAGCGACTGGAGTGCATTG ATAATGACGAGTGCGCGGACGAGGAGCCAGCTTGTGAGGGAGGCCGCTGCGTCAACACTATCGGCTCTTATCACTGCACGTGCGAGCCCCCACTTGTGCTGGACGGCTCGCGGCGCCGCTGCGTCTCTAACGAGAGCCAGAGCCTTG ATGACAATCTGGGAGTGTGCTGGCAGGAAGTGGGGGCTGACCTCGTGTGCAGTCGCCCTCGGCTGGATCGCCAGGCCACCTACACAGAATGCTGCTGCCTCTATGGCGAGGCCTGGGGCATGGACTGTGCCCTCTGCCCCGCACAGGACTCAG ATGACTTTGAAGCCCTGTGCAACGTGCTGCGCCCCCCTGCATATGGACCCCCACGGCCAGGTGGCTTTGGACTCCCCTACGAGTATGGCCCAGACCTAGGTCCACCTTACCAGGGCCTTCCCTATGGGCCTGAGTTGTACCCACCACCCGTCCTACCGTATGACCCCTACCCACCGCCACCTGGGCCCTTCGCCCGACGGGAGGCCCCCTACGGGACGCCACCCTTCGACATGCCGGACTTTGAGGACGATGGTGGCCCCTACGGTGAATCTGAGGCTCCTGCTCCATCCGGCCCGGGCACCCGCTGGCGCTACCGGTCCCGTGACACCCGTGGCTCCTTCCCAGAGCCTGAGGAGTCACCTGAAGGTGGAAGCTATGCTG GCGCCCAGGCTGGGCGCTACGAGGGACTGGAGGCGGAGGAGTGTGGGATCCTGGATGGCTGCGCCCACGGCCGCTGCGTGCGCGTCCCCGAGGGCTTCACCTGCGACTGCTTCGACGGCTACCGCCTGGACATGACTCGCATGTCCTGCGTTG ACATCAACGAGTGTGACGAGGCCGAGGCGGCCGCCCCGCTCTGTGTCAACGCGCGCTGCGTCAACACTGATGGCTCGTTCCGCTGTATCTGCCGCCCAGGATTCGCACCCTCACACGAGCCGCATCACTGCACGCCCGCCAGACCCCGGGCCTGA